The segment TTTTTAGTGGAATTTTCGTTAGACATGGCGTACGGTTTTGGTTTCTTAAATTTCAGCAAATACTACGTAGCATTCAAGTGAATGTTCGGGAAATTTTTTTCATGTATTGAACCTCTCGCCATTCTGAAAGAATTTGTTTTAGATTGAGAGCCTTACTGTATAAAGAAAAGATTCTTAGTAGAATGACGTCGGCCTGGGTTTAGGTAAGAAGTTTTCTTTATTCATTGAAAAATCCATGACATTTTATAGATTAAACCATGCCTCCCGAACAAATGTCACATACGTTTCATCCTTCTGTAGAGAATTGGTTCATCAAGGAATTCTCGCTGCCGACAGAAATTCAAAGACGCGCCTGGCCGGCCATCCAGCAAAAACAAAACACGCTTATTGCAGCGCCAACCGGTTCAGGTAAAACGCTTGCCGCGTTTCTGGCGGCTATAAATGATCTGGTTCAGCGAGGTTTAGAGGGATCGTTATTAGCGCAAACGCAAATTGTGTACATTTCCCCGCTTAAAGCGCTCAGCAATGATATTGAAAAAAATCTTCAACGTCCGCTGGCCGGAATCGAAGAGGAATTAAACCTACTCGGACTTCCTCAAGTGCCGGTCCGTGTGCTGGTCAGAACGGGCGATACTCCCGCAAGCGCGCGTACCGCCATGACAAAAAACCCTCCGCACATACTGGTCACAACCCCGGAATCCTTATTTCTTTTGGTTACGAGCGATGGCGGGCGCAGCATGTTATCCAACGTCCACACGGTCATCGTTGACGAAATTCACGCGCTGGTCCGCGACAAACGCGGATCGCATCTTTCTCTGACGCTGGAGCGGCTGGAGACGTTAACAAAAAATAAGCCGGTACGCATCGGCATTTCTGCCACACAAAAACCGATCGAGGAGATCGCGAGGTTTTTGGTAGGTAATGGTCACACAGAGCATGGTCGAAGTGTGACAAAGAGCGAGACACCTCTCACCCTTCAACAGGCTCAGGGTGACGACATAAACTGCACCATCATCGACACGGGTCACAAACGCAAACTCGACCTGTCCATTGAAGTTCCCGGATCGCCGTTGTCCGCCGTGATGCCCAATGAAGTGTGGCTGGAAATCTACGAACGTTTGGTCGAATTGATCCGGGAACACCGAACGACATTGATCTTTGTGAATACGCGCCGTTTAGCGGAACGTATCGCTCATACGTTGACAGAACGCCTCGGTCCTGATGCCATCACCGCGCATCACGGCAGCATGTCCAAAGAACATCGGCTGCAGGCCGAACAGCGGCTTAAATCCGGTTCTCTGCGCGCGCTTGTGGCTACCGCCTCGCTGGAACTCGGAATAGATATAGGTTCCGTTGATCTCGTTTGCCAGATCGCATCGCCTAAATCTATTGCAACCTTTCTTCAACGCGTAGGCCGCTCCGGACACACGGTCACCGGCACGCCGAAAGGAAAGCTGTTTCCGCTGACGAGAGACGAACTCGTTGAATGCGCGGCCATATTTGACGCAGTGCGGCGGGGCGAACTGGACCGAATCATTATTCCGGAAAAACCAATCGATATTCTGGCGCAACAGATCATTGCCGAAGTTGCCTGCGGCGAATATGCAGAAAAAGATTTGTACGAATTGGTTCGCCGCGCATATCCGTACCGGAATTTGAGTCGGCAGGAATTTGACGAAGTCATCACGATGCTCTCCGACGGATTTACGACAAGGCGGGGACGACGCGGCGCGTATCTATTCCACGACGTGGTAAACGAAACTCTTCGCGCGAGGAAAGGCGCAAGGCTTTCTGCGATCACATCCGGCGGCGCCATACCGGATTCATTCGATTACGAAGTACGGCTGGAACCGAGCAACACATTCATCGGCACGCTCAATGAAGATTTTGCGTTTGAGAGTTCCGCCGGCGATATTTTCCAGTTAGGCAATAATTCATGGAAAATTCTGCGTGTGGAAAATGGAGTCGTACGTGTTAGCGATGCCGGCTCGACGCCGCCGAACATTCCATTTTGGCTTGGCGAAGCGCCCGGACGAACGATGGAATTATCTTTCGCCGTGTCGCGCCTGCGGGAAGAAATATCTAACAGGCTGGATACAACGGAATTGGCCACGGCTTCCAACGAAGCTGATGCTGCGTGGAAACAACCGGCTTTACGTATGCTCACAGAGGACATAGGCGTTGAACGAAGCGCCGCCGATCAGATCGTGATGTATTTCGGCGCATCCAAAGCCGCACTTAACTGTTTACCCACACAGACAACCATTGTGCTCGAAAGATTTTTCGACCAGGCCGGAGATATGCATTTGATTATTCATTCTCCTTTCGGCAGCCGGATGAACCGCGCCTGGGGTCTTAGTTTACGAAAACGGTTTTGCAGAAAATTCAATTTTGAACTTCAGGCCGCGGCAACCGAAGACGCCATTGTATTGTCGCTCGGTTCTACACACAGTTTTCCTCTCGACGAAGTTTTTTCTTATCTCAATTCTAAAACCGTACGCGACATTTTAATTCAAGCGGTATTCGATTCTCCGATGTTCGAGTTGCGCTGGCGGTGGAATGCGACCAATTCGCTCGCTATGCTTCGGCGTCGAAACGGCAAGAGAGTTCCGGCGCAGCTTCAGCGAATGAATGCGCAGGATTTGGTCGCGCTGATTTTTCCGGATCAATTGGCCTGCCTTGAAAATATCGCCGGAGACCGAGAAATCCCCGACCACCCGCTGGTTCGCCAAACCATCAGTGACTGTCTGTTTGAAGCGATGGCTGTTGACGAACTGGAAACTTTGTTGAGAAAGATCGAAGATAAATCAATACAGCTTATTGCAAAAGATCTGCGGGAACCCTCTCCGTTGTCCGAAGAAATTCTCAATGCTCGCCCCTACGCATTTCTCGACGACGCCCCGCTGGAGGAACGCAGATCGCGCGCCGTTGCCAATCGTCGGTTTATCGATCCGTCGGACGCATCGGAACTCGGCAAACTCGATATCGCCGCTATCCGGACCGTTCAATCCGAAGCATGGCCTGATGCGGAAAATAAGGACGAATTGCATGATGCGTTAGTTCTGCTGGGATTCATGACGGGGTCTGAAATAAACAAAAATCCGGATTGGAAAACATATTTCGATGAGTTGGCTGCGCATGGACGCGTTTCTGTATTGTACAATGAGAATAAAGTTCCGCTATGTATACCTGTAGAACGTCTCCCGCAATGGAAGGCTATTTTTCAATCGTTTGAATTGGCCCCGGAATTAATTCTACCCGAACGACTTGTAAATCAAGTGTGGACCGAGGAACGAGCGTTGACGGAAATAGTCCGCGGCCGGCTCGAGGGCCTCGGACCCGTAACGGCAACCGACATTGCCCGGTCATCAGGTATGGAACTTTCTTCCATCGAGGCGGCCTTACTCGCGCTGGAAAATGAAGGGTTTGTTTTTAGAGGACACTTTACTTCAGAGACTGCTGAAACCGAGTGGTGCGAACGGCGGCTTTTGGCGCGCATTCACCGCTACACACTGGATAAACTGCGGAAGGAGATTGAACCCGTTTCTGCCGCTGATTTTATGCGTTTCTTGTTTTCATGGCAGCATCTGGATCCGTCCGAAAAATTAGAAGGCCCGGAAGCCTTGCAGGTTGTGCTCCGGCAGCTTGAAGGATTCGAAGCGCCGGCCGCGGCGTGGGAATCCGATATTTTAACGGCGCGTATTGCCGATTATGATCATCATTGGTTAGATATGTCTTGCCTTTCGGGGATAACTTCCTGGGGACGTTTTCGAATTCAGAAAACTTCCGGCAAAAGTCCTGTGAAGTCTACGCCGATTATGCTGGTGCAGAGAACAAACGTTTCTTTTTGGAAGCAGTTTCACTTATCGGAAAATGATACGAATCTTTCTCTTCCAGCGTCACAGATCATTGAATTTCTAAAACAACGCGGTGCCTCTTTTTTTCACGATCTTGTTGAAAAAACAGGTTTGTTAAAATCGCAGGCGGAAGACGCTGTTGGCGAATTAGTTGCCGCCGGGTTAATCGTTTCTGATAGTTTTGCCGGTTTACGCGCGCTGCTCGTTCCCGCCAAATACAAACTTGCAGGTACTAAAACGCGTGGACGCAAGCAGGCCCCTTTTACCATGGATCAGGCCGGGCGGTGGACTTTATTACATGAAGTTCATACCGAAGAAAAACAAATACCGGATTCGGAGGTGCTTGAAATAACGGCCAGGATATTGCTAAAACGCTACGGCGTGATGTTCCGTAAACTCGCCGATCGCGAATCTGTGGCGCCGCCGTGGAGGGAATTGGTCAGAGTGTACCGCAAACTCGAAGCGCGCGGCGAGATTCGCGGCGGCCGGTTTGTCGAAGGCGTTTGGGGGGAACAGTTTGCGCTTCCCGAAGCATTAACCAAGTTGCGATCTACACGTAAGGAGGAAAAATCCGGAAAACTTATTTCCATCAGCGCGGCCGATCCGCTCAATTTACAGGGCATTCTGACGCCCGGGAAAAAAGTTTCCGCATTTTTGGGTAATCGAATTCTCTATCGTGACGGCGAACCCTGCGCCGTACACGAAAGCGGCGAAAACATTTTTCTTGTTCATGCCGACGACAGTGAAAAATGGAAATGGCAAAACGCGCTGATCCGCCGAACAATCTCGCCTCTACTTCGTCCCTATCTCGGTAAGGGAATTGCGTAATCGTTTCGAAAACATGTGAACCTCTCGCAACCAAATCCAAAAAATATCCTTTTATAAATCTTTTAGCCGGAGTGATGAAATTGTTAACCTTTTAAACGATTCATACGTCTTATGTATAGTTGCATAGACAAACGGAGGTCCTATGGATGAAGAAATTTTGTTGTTTCCCGCTTTAATGCTGCTCGGCGCATGGGTCTTGTGGCTTTGGTGGAAAAGATACCAAGCTGACCAGGCTGAACGGCTGAAACGATTGGAGATCCAGCATGACCTTGTGAAAAAATTTTCTGCCAGCAGCGAATTTATTGATTTTGTTCAAAGCGAGCGGGGAAAACAGGTTTTTATTCATACGGAATCAAAGCCTCAAATGAAAATAATACGATTTTTGACTGCAGCGGTTATGCTGATCCTTATCGGCGTCGTAATGCTGATCAACGGGTATTCCTATCGATTTGAAACAGACTCTAATTATGTAACCAAAGCTCAGGACCTATATTACTGGGGAAGCCTGGCCATCGCCATCGGATTGGGATTTTTGATCAACGCGGCCATAACCCTGCGCTTAGCGAAAAAATGGAATTTATTTAAAGACCGCGAGTAATCCGCGCATGGAGGAAACGGAATTCAAACTCTTTTACGAGACCCATGCAAAACCGCTTTGGTCTTATGTGTATCGTCTTACCAAAGACGAGGCATTAACCGATGATATTATCCAGGAGAGCTTTATCCGATTTTTGAATCGCGAGTTGTCTTTTCTGACTGAATCACAAAAAAAGTCTTATGTATACCAAACGGCGACAAATATTTTTAAAGATCATTGGAGGAAAAATAAGAGAATGATTTCATGGGAAGATACAGGCGATACTCTGGAAAGTGAGACCGTCAACACAGCGGACAAAGTGGATTTCGAGCGGGCATTTGACCAACTGCCTCCACAATACCAATCGCTCTTGTGGCTGGCCTATGCGGAAGATTACCGTCATGAAGAAATTGCCGATATTCTGAAAATAAAAACGCATAGCGTGAAAGTTCTGCTTTTCAGGGCAAAAAAACGAATGAGCGATATTATGAAGGAATTTGGAATTACGGGAGGAATATAGAGTGATAACTTGCGAGCATGAATCTGAAACCCGTCAGGCGATGACCGATGGTCATTGGAGTGATACGTTGCGGCAACACTCGATAGGGTGTGAGTCTTGCCGTTTAACCATCGGCCTTTATCCGGCAATAAAAAATTTGTCCAAGAAAACGGATATAAAAGCCTCGCCTCCTTACTACAGGTGGATATTAGTTCAGGCTGAAATGCAAAAGGAGAAGGCGCGACGTGAACTGT is part of the bacterium genome and harbors:
- a CDS encoding DEAD/DEAH box helicase, which produces MSHTFHPSVENWFIKEFSLPTEIQRRAWPAIQQKQNTLIAAPTGSGKTLAAFLAAINDLVQRGLEGSLLAQTQIVYISPLKALSNDIEKNLQRPLAGIEEELNLLGLPQVPVRVLVRTGDTPASARTAMTKNPPHILVTTPESLFLLVTSDGGRSMLSNVHTVIVDEIHALVRDKRGSHLSLTLERLETLTKNKPVRIGISATQKPIEEIARFLVGNGHTEHGRSVTKSETPLTLQQAQGDDINCTIIDTGHKRKLDLSIEVPGSPLSAVMPNEVWLEIYERLVELIREHRTTLIFVNTRRLAERIAHTLTERLGPDAITAHHGSMSKEHRLQAEQRLKSGSLRALVATASLELGIDIGSVDLVCQIASPKSIATFLQRVGRSGHTVTGTPKGKLFPLTRDELVECAAIFDAVRRGELDRIIIPEKPIDILAQQIIAEVACGEYAEKDLYELVRRAYPYRNLSRQEFDEVITMLSDGFTTRRGRRGAYLFHDVVNETLRARKGARLSAITSGGAIPDSFDYEVRLEPSNTFIGTLNEDFAFESSAGDIFQLGNNSWKILRVENGVVRVSDAGSTPPNIPFWLGEAPGRTMELSFAVSRLREEISNRLDTTELATASNEADAAWKQPALRMLTEDIGVERSAADQIVMYFGASKAALNCLPTQTTIVLERFFDQAGDMHLIIHSPFGSRMNRAWGLSLRKRFCRKFNFELQAAATEDAIVLSLGSTHSFPLDEVFSYLNSKTVRDILIQAVFDSPMFELRWRWNATNSLAMLRRRNGKRVPAQLQRMNAQDLVALIFPDQLACLENIAGDREIPDHPLVRQTISDCLFEAMAVDELETLLRKIEDKSIQLIAKDLREPSPLSEEILNARPYAFLDDAPLEERRSRAVANRRFIDPSDASELGKLDIAAIRTVQSEAWPDAENKDELHDALVLLGFMTGSEINKNPDWKTYFDELAAHGRVSVLYNENKVPLCIPVERLPQWKAIFQSFELAPELILPERLVNQVWTEERALTEIVRGRLEGLGPVTATDIARSSGMELSSIEAALLALENEGFVFRGHFTSETAETEWCERRLLARIHRYTLDKLRKEIEPVSAADFMRFLFSWQHLDPSEKLEGPEALQVVLRQLEGFEAPAAAWESDILTARIADYDHHWLDMSCLSGITSWGRFRIQKTSGKSPVKSTPIMLVQRTNVSFWKQFHLSENDTNLSLPASQIIEFLKQRGASFFHDLVEKTGLLKSQAEDAVGELVAAGLIVSDSFAGLRALLVPAKYKLAGTKTRGRKQAPFTMDQAGRWTLLHEVHTEEKQIPDSEVLEITARILLKRYGVMFRKLADRESVAPPWRELVRVYRKLEARGEIRGGRFVEGVWGEQFALPEALTKLRSTRKEEKSGKLISISAADPLNLQGILTPGKKVSAFLGNRILYRDGEPCAVHESGENIFLVHADDSEKWKWQNALIRRTISPLLRPYLGKGIA
- a CDS encoding RNA polymerase sigma factor, translated to MEETEFKLFYETHAKPLWSYVYRLTKDEALTDDIIQESFIRFLNRELSFLTESQKKSYVYQTATNIFKDHWRKNKRMISWEDTGDTLESETVNTADKVDFERAFDQLPPQYQSLLWLAYAEDYRHEEIADILKIKTHSVKVLLFRAKKRMSDIMKEFGITGGI